ACACCAAATTTTACAGATGCACAGGTGATCTACAATTATGATTTATCTGATAAATTGAGCTTAAATTTATTGGGTAATTTTAACAGTGGAACATTTAAACTGATCCCGGAAAGTCGGACCACAGAGTTTGGTACCTTAAATGCTACTATGCGTTTAAATGTAGATTATTCCGGTGATGAAAAAGATAATTATCAGACTGCTGGAGGGGCAGTAACTTTAAGGTTTATCCCCAAACCAAATTATGTAATGAAATGGATAAACAGCTATTTCAAGACTGATGAAAAAGAACATATTGATCTGGAAGCGGCCTATGATTTTTATAAGGGAGGTTTAGTTGCCGGAAACCAAGCCGGACATTGGGGAACAGGAGGTTATACCAACTTGGCCATGAATGCGCTTACTTCCCAGAATTTTAGCTCCGAGTTAAAGGCAGATCAGACCTTTAAAAGCCATACTTTTTCGTGGGGAATAAGGTTTGAACAGAAGAATTACAATGATAATTTAAATGAGTATAGTTGGGCAGAGTCGATCGGTTCCGGACCAAATCAGCCACGGAATTTTTATCAGGATAACAACATTAATGTACAAAATAAGCTAACCATCAGGTATTATACTGCATATGCACAGGATAGCTACCGTTTATCGGCCAATACAGATCTGCAGTTGGGGTTAAGAGGGAGTTATAACGATTTAAGTAGTGAGATTTTGTTAAGTCCGCGGTTATTGCTGGCTTACCGACCTGCCAGTAACAATAAGATATTTCGTTTTACTGCCGGGGTATACCAGCAGGCTCCTGATTATAGAAGCATCAGAGATTTTAGTGGGGTACTGAATTTAAATCAAAAAGCACAGCGTGCTTACAATACCTCTGCAGGACTGGATTATGCATTTGATGGACTTGGTACACGTTTAAAGTTTAGCTCGGAAATTTACTTTAAATATCTGGATAGGCTAATTCCTTATATGATCGATAATGTACGGATCAAATACCTGGCTACTGAAGAAGCAAATGGTTACACTTATGGCGCTGATTTTGGTATAGGAGGGGAATTTGTGAAGGACTTACTATCCTATTTCAGACTTTCGGTAATGCAGGCTAGTCAGGATATTAAGAATGATACTTACGGCTCTATGAAACGTCCTACAGACCAACGGGTAAACTTCTCCGCTTACTTTCAGGACCGCTTATTGAATAGTCCGACTTATAAGGTGCATTTAAGTCTGCTTTACGGATCTAAATTGCCTATTGGATCGCCGCTCATACAGCGATATTCGGATGATTTTCACATCCCAGCCTACAAGCGGGTAGATATTGGTTTCTCAAAAGATTTTTTAGATGATTTCGCAGTAAAAAAATCAAGCTTTTTAGATAAATATTTTAGTTCGTTTACCGCATATGTTGAAGTATTTAATTTGTTGAATATCAATAATACGGTTTCTTATTTATGGTTGAGAGATATGGATAACGTACAATATGCTGTTCCTAACTACTTAACAAGCAGGAGACTTAACCTGAAATTGGTGGTTAAGTTTAAAAAATCGAAATGATAAACGGCTTAAAAATGTTACATTTACAAGCAATAAAACTACTATAAAAAATGAGACACAATTTCGGCGCAGGACCCTGTATTTTACCTCAGGAAGTATTCAAGCAAGCATCAAGGGCTGTTTTAGATTTCAAAGACGGCCTGTCTATCCTAGAAATTTCTCATCGCACATCAGAATTTGAAGGTGTTGTTGAAGAAACTGGAAAATTGGTTAAAGAATTGTTAAATGTTCCAGCCGGTTATTC
This is a stretch of genomic DNA from Candidatus Pedobacter colombiensis. It encodes these proteins:
- a CDS encoding carboxypeptidase-like regulatory domain-containing protein, which codes for MLRARLLLFAVLLGVTQLSAQPLIKISGLVVDEAKHPLQQVTVTILGQSQSTVTDVHGAYHIYSRSKTFTLKYTLLGYNPVLVNVRQDKAGRIVQNVTLGINPNELEQVTITNKQNQLSNSITININDVTSLPSVSGNFESILKTLPGVSPNNELSAQYSVRGGNFDENLIYVNDIEINRPVLVRNAQQEGLSFINNDLLSSAKFSAGGFEARYGDKLSSVLDVRYDRPDSSTAILNAGLLGVSFSSKIVNKNSYLLAGIRYKNNTGILSKQDSKGVYTPNFTDAQVIYNYDLSDKLSLNLLGNFNSGTFKLIPESRTTEFGTLNATMRLNVDYSGDEKDNYQTAGGAVTLRFIPKPNYVMKWINSYFKTDEKEHIDLEAAYDFYKGGLVAGNQAGHWGTGGYTNLAMNALTSQNFSSELKADQTFKSHTFSWGIRFEQKNYNDNLNEYSWAESIGSGPNQPRNFYQDNNINVQNKLTIRYYTAYAQDSYRLSANTDLQLGLRGSYNDLSSEILLSPRLLLAYRPASNNKIFRFTAGVYQQAPDYRSIRDFSGVLNLNQKAQRAYNTSAGLDYAFDGLGTRLKFSSEIYFKYLDRLIPYMIDNVRIKYLATEEANGYTYGADFGIGGEFVKDLLSYFRLSVMQASQDIKNDTYGSMKRPTDQRVNFSAYFQDRLLNSPTYKVHLSLLYGSKLPIGSPLIQRYSDDFHIPAYKRVDIGFSKDFLDDFAVKKSSFLDKYFSSFTAYVEVFNLLNINNTVSYLWLRDMDNVQYAVPNYLTSRRLNLKLVVKFKKSK